One window from the genome of Clostridiales bacterium encodes:
- a CDS encoding InlB B-repeat-containing protein: MRKKVARVVAVAFATSFALAGVACTKAKTEGDYTVTFDGNGGTFANGETTVTRGVDAGSYITDAETPVRENFVFYGWLNDADDIVTVNLSTTAIEQDTTFYAGWKQAVDITYYYNYSGAPSNGVYLTEQVGSGSLLTEPTSPSRTGFSFDCWTTDVAGDNVWTFATDKATKSLNLYAQWTTGGNGDNGDNGDNGDNGDEAGDEHNITYILDDGTSTVAVNSDDNPLTFTEGTAVTLNNPTRPAYTFEGWYTDADFQNEVTSIGESETGNVTLYAKWSYNYPFFVTGGDNGWTGYAELKSKPDDNDEKKTHALMPLITGEGAERTWDGKTYVAERVYISTTVADSGYKIINATKWYGANGSSVANAANLTASAGTGYYTVKVVANGTNPDSITITPSLRKVNVSFVLSVDCTEVADKEYKDGGKLDEPSIQGHIVDKWYRDKERTVEWNFDEDTVDSDITLYSGEVTHKKVTVEYVDRAHLNWSALDESGFGSSGTLSIEVNYGTVLDLRFTLETGYTDSVVTVKVNGVEESDSYKVNTEDKITIIAEGNIAKNVYTVTFNEADGTEISKVTVTHGEKATAPTPAAITGKRFTGWSSAINAVTQTMTVTAQYADIDYIVTFYSNGGTEIADITLHYGDKIAQPTVEKQDMLLIGWYTDPKFTDGTEWDFENGTMPAADVELYAKWEKDPSAAQWFTISYKRNKTDAEAYNTEDVSENGLVTKPTNPRLTGYVFDKWFDVATDEEYTFGSAPSADITLYATWTLKAPTVTLEGVTGEYSADGYALTAEPSHELVTGVTYTYKWYKVTDGEETLLSATGATYEVSSVADSGEYKVEVTATVGELISTAAFATATVEITKATLPAITSVAFKGGDAYNRTITFAADDTTSANQYVLEIYDAEDELVYTKTISRTAAKEFEVTAALTGEYTVKITYAQLVGGADNIENVVKQATLNFKGAGTQECPFTVSSVSDLKLMASHGAAYFVQTKDIAAGAEGGTLPELFTEQKPFTGNYDGNGFTVSGVTDGHGLFGYIGAGAVVKDLTVGVKISSGSAVAYVGGVAGVNDGGSIINVTVTGSINSTVGTLDNTASRNSYGVGGIVGKNRENSVINGCTNSATVKGYVVVGGIVGYNMANATVTGCKNSGALGSVDSSMCWAGGIVGYNGGKIERCVNTAAVRAKIDTNTTGGGNKNNYIGGLVGETTDSSQITECVNSGAVQGDYATAGLVSRNAGSLEYCINTGNVNGRYLVSGGMCLYSGTIKYCVVRGTVSATNASGGSYAVNNGDAEHCYYVNGSAPSGTGNAKYSVNTLAKAMATLDVLNADGNKFAFDGDNVVLAFTEEAIAIVTLTVDGQTYAAIAVKQGISINLAEVTAPDTDEKHYFAGWYVSGDADKEYVTDYSVAGDATLVADIAKNKFTITFDADGGSAVEDITDFYDATLTTPTSSKEGYTLTGWFENGAEEPFDFTQERSGNVSLKAVWKANEYNLIFETNGGTLAQTSKKVTYDGTYGELPTPTRKGYKFLGWYSQNGTEGSDAGWGSIRTASSVFKTAGDLTVYAKWEEVGKKVLLDYNYEGSPEAHEIGVADTDTTIDIENKISRVGYTLAGYATTANGEVEYTAELKKAQFDMLRGEESECTLYAVWEPIEYTLTVDLVGGSWTVDETEITDNIKFTIEDTTDLVYTVPGAIPTRDGYTFGGWTVTRDGETEQSIGLSNGYKITAKWNAVEHTIALTDSEYHAVTAEENNIKFTIGDETVTLPSYGTVEKNGKTYAFLGWIENEGDTPIKSITVADLGITGTDALSITLTQVWEEAIVISGEADLATYFDGKTSAEIAAMNYVLSVDADSALYGKTLVLVTDKDELSTISADSGNYYYQTADIADAPATLTFTFNGTYNGGGHSIGETTQVVAGGGLFNVIGASGIVKNLTVKVNITKSKAYIGGIATENNGKIVNVTVKGNISNSVGTVNTDGQKKSYGTGGIVGKNSGVIENCTNNATVYGKITVGGIVGYNMANATVTNCTNSGAIGSTSAAMSWAGGLVGLNGGTVEKSINTAAVSAGIGSSGSGNGYNYVSGLVSENVSGGKVTECINSGAVQCDYAPAGLVSKNGGTVEYCINTGNIKSRWTVSGGTCLESGTLTKCIIMGTTSGSGDNTAVGHSGTTTYCYNQNGSAPTGTGNAKYDVSTIDNVIAMLNVLGDKFAYDGSNVTLAFTTGAARITFTVNGEQYKALNIVSGITFDLSKMPEPTDGVLSFRGWYLAGDESKTHITEYTVGVDAELVADMGKKQFTISFDTDGGSAVNIITADYDEEITEPADPTKDGYTFGGWFEDGADTEYDFTQERVGNVSLKAKWTAVEHTVTLAGSEYHGFAEGESNTITFTVADNTVTLPTYDEIEVEGTTYYFNGWKLSTDGDDVEPFRSINVASLGITGDTALSINLVQVWSTERNVISITSEADLATYFDGKTSAEIAAMQYELNVTDENSALYGKTLVFITSLEDLTVINYTDINTDKNIYYYQTVDIETVTTAQIGDFTSTEDERRFHSTYNGGGHTIKYSTSSQSYGLFNTIGSNGVVKNLTINANITNPGSPFGVLAALNYGKVENVTVTGNQIAVIGQNRDNGTVN; this comes from the coding sequence ATGAGAAAGAAAGTTGCAAGAGTTGTTGCAGTGGCGTTTGCTACGTCGTTCGCGCTTGCGGGCGTTGCTTGCACCAAGGCAAAGACCGAAGGCGATTATACCGTCACGTTCGACGGCAACGGCGGCACGTTCGCAAACGGCGAAACGACCGTCACGCGCGGCGTCGATGCGGGCAGTTACATAACCGACGCGGAAACGCCCGTTCGCGAGAATTTCGTTTTCTACGGTTGGCTTAACGACGCGGACGATATCGTAACTGTCAATTTGTCTACGACCGCGATCGAGCAGGACACCACGTTCTACGCAGGCTGGAAGCAGGCGGTCGATATTACATACTATTACAACTATTCGGGCGCGCCGAGTAACGGCGTTTATCTTACCGAACAGGTGGGTAGCGGCTCGCTTTTGACCGAGCCGACTTCGCCGTCGCGCACGGGCTTTTCGTTCGATTGCTGGACAACGGACGTGGCGGGCGACAACGTTTGGACTTTCGCTACCGATAAAGCGACCAAATCGCTCAACCTTTACGCACAGTGGACGACGGGCGGAAACGGCGACAACGGCGATAACGGCGACAACGGCGACAACGGCGACGAGGCCGGCGACGAGCATAATATTACGTACATACTCGACGACGGCACGAGCACGGTCGCGGTCAACTCGGACGACAACCCCTTGACCTTTACCGAGGGTACGGCGGTAACGCTCAATAATCCTACCCGCCCCGCGTACACCTTCGAAGGCTGGTACACGGACGCCGACTTCCAAAACGAGGTCACTTCGATCGGCGAGAGCGAAACGGGCAACGTGACCCTTTACGCCAAGTGGAGCTATAACTATCCGTTCTTCGTCACGGGCGGGGACAACGGCTGGACCGGTTATGCCGAGCTCAAATCAAAGCCCGACGATAACGATGAAAAGAAAACTCACGCGCTTATGCCTCTTATTACGGGCGAGGGCGCGGAGCGGACTTGGGACGGCAAGACCTACGTTGCCGAGCGCGTTTATATATCGACTACCGTTGCGGACAGCGGCTATAAGATAATCAACGCAACCAAGTGGTACGGCGCAAACGGCTCATCCGTTGCAAATGCGGCAAACCTAACCGCAAGCGCGGGTACGGGCTACTATACCGTAAAGGTAGTCGCAAACGGCACTAACCCCGATTCGATAACGATAACGCCGTCGCTTCGCAAGGTGAACGTTTCGTTCGTTTTGAGCGTCGATTGTACCGAGGTTGCAGACAAAGAGTACAAGGACGGCGGCAAGCTCGACGAGCCGAGTATTCAAGGTCACATCGTCGATAAATGGTATAGGGACAAAGAAAGGACTGTCGAATGGAACTTCGACGAGGACACCGTCGACAGCGATATAACGCTGTATTCGGGCGAGGTCACGCACAAGAAAGTTACGGTAGAATACGTCGACCGCGCACACCTCAATTGGAGTGCACTTGACGAAAGCGGCTTCGGTAGTAGCGGCACTCTTTCCATCGAAGTGAATTACGGCACGGTACTCGATCTCAGGTTCACGCTGGAAACGGGCTACACCGATTCTGTCGTTACCGTCAAGGTCAACGGCGTCGAGGAGAGCGACAGCTACAAGGTCAATACCGAAGATAAGATAACGATAATAGCCGAGGGCAATATCGCAAAGAACGTTTACACCGTTACGTTCAACGAGGCGGACGGAACAGAGATAAGCAAAGTCACCGTCACGCACGGCGAAAAGGCGACCGCGCCCACGCCCGCGGCGATCACGGGCAAGCGGTTCACCGGTTGGAGCAGCGCGATAAACGCGGTAACGCAAACAATGACCGTGACCGCGCAGTACGCGGATATCGATTACATCGTAACGTTCTACTCCAACGGCGGCACGGAGATAGCCGATATAACGTTGCACTACGGCGATAAGATCGCACAGCCTACCGTCGAAAAACAGGATATGCTCCTGATAGGCTGGTACACCGACCCGAAGTTTACCGACGGCACGGAATGGGATTTCGAAAACGGCACTATGCCTGCGGCGGACGTTGAGCTTTACGCAAAGTGGGAAAAAGACCCCTCCGCCGCGCAGTGGTTCACTATCAGTTATAAACGCAATAAGACCGATGCGGAAGCGTACAACACCGAGGACGTGAGCGAAAACGGTTTAGTTACAAAACCCACTAATCCCAGGCTTACGGGCTACGTATTCGATAAATGGTTCGACGTGGCGACCGATGAAGAATACACGTTCGGCAGTGCGCCAAGCGCGGATATTACGCTTTACGCTACCTGGACGCTTAAAGCCCCGACCGTCACGTTAGAGGGCGTTACGGGCGAATACAGCGCGGACGGGTACGCGCTTACCGCTGAGCCGTCGCACGAGCTTGTCACGGGCGTGACCTATACTTATAAATGGTATAAGGTGACGGACGGCGAAGAAACGCTCCTGAGCGCGACGGGCGCTACCTACGAGGTATCGAGCGTAGCTGACAGCGGCGAGTACAAGGTGGAAGTCACGGCGACGGTGGGCGAGCTCATCTCTACTGCGGCGTTTGCGACGGCGACCGTCGAAATCACCAAGGCGACCCTTCCCGCAATTACGAGCGTAGCGTTCAAGGGCGGCGACGCGTACAACCGCACGATAACGTTTGCCGCCGACGATACGACTTCGGCTAACCAATACGTGCTCGAAATATACGACGCCGAAGACGAATTAGTTTACACCAAGACGATAAGCAGGACTGCGGCGAAAGAGTTCGAGGTGACGGCGGCTCTTACGGGCGAGTATACGGTAAAGATCACGTATGCACAGCTTGTGGGCGGCGCGGACAATATAGAAAACGTCGTAAAGCAAGCCACGCTCAACTTCAAGGGCGCGGGCACGCAAGAGTGCCCGTTCACCGTTTCGTCGGTTTCCGACCTTAAACTTATGGCAAGCCACGGCGCGGCGTACTTCGTACAGACTAAGGACATAGCGGCGGGCGCAGAGGGCGGAACATTGCCCGAGCTGTTCACCGAACAAAAGCCGTTTACGGGCAACTACGACGGCAATGGCTTTACAGTCAGCGGCGTTACCGACGGGCACGGCTTGTTCGGCTATATCGGCGCGGGCGCGGTCGTAAAAGACCTCACCGTCGGCGTCAAGATCAGTAGCGGCAGCGCTGTCGCTTACGTGGGCGGCGTCGCAGGCGTCAACGACGGCGGCAGTATTATTAACGTTACCGTCACGGGCTCGATAAACAGTACTGTCGGCACGCTCGACAACACCGCGAGCAGAAACAGCTACGGCGTAGGCGGCATCGTCGGAAAGAACAGAGAAAACTCCGTTATCAACGGCTGTACCAATAGCGCGACCGTTAAAGGCTACGTTGTTGTCGGCGGTATCGTAGGCTACAATATGGCGAACGCGACCGTTACCGGTTGCAAGAACAGCGGCGCGCTCGGCTCGGTCGATTCTTCCATGTGCTGGGCGGGCGGAATTGTCGGCTATAACGGCGGCAAGATCGAGCGCTGTGTGAATACCGCCGCAGTGCGCGCCAAGATAGATACAAACACGACGGGTGGCGGCAATAAGAACAACTATATCGGCGGCTTGGTCGGCGAAACTACGGATAGCAGTCAAATCACCGAGTGCGTAAACAGCGGCGCGGTGCAAGGCGATTACGCTACGGCGGGCTTGGTATCGAGAAACGCCGGCTCGTTAGAGTACTGCATAAACACCGGAAACGTAAACGGCAGGTATCTCGTCAGCGGCGGTATGTGCTTGTACAGCGGAACTATTAAATATTGCGTTGTCAGAGGTACGGTTTCGGCAACCAACGCAAGCGGCGGCTCGTACGCGGTCAATAACGGCGACGCCGAGCATTGCTACTACGTAAACGGCTCCGCGCCGTCGGGTACGGGCAACGCTAAGTACTCCGTAAACACCCTCGCAAAAGCGATGGCAACGCTCGACGTTCTCAACGCCGACGGCAACAAGTTCGCTTTCGACGGCGATAACGTAGTGCTTGCATTTACGGAAGAAGCTATCGCTATCGTCACGCTCACCGTGGACGGTCAAACCTACGCGGCGATAGCCGTTAAGCAGGGCATAAGTATCAATTTGGCGGAAGTCACCGCGCCCGACACCGACGAGAAGCACTATTTCGCGGGCTGGTACGTTTCGGGCGACGCCGACAAAGAATACGTTACCGACTATTCGGTAGCGGGCGACGCCACGCTCGTTGCGGACATTGCAAAGAATAAATTCACTATTACGTTCGACGCGGACGGCGGTTCGGCAGTCGAAGATATTACCGACTTCTACGACGCGACGCTCACCACGCCGACGTCGAGCAAAGAGGGCTACACTCTTACGGGCTGGTTCGAGAACGGCGCGGAAGAACCGTTCGACTTTACGCAGGAGCGCAGCGGTAACGTTTCGCTCAAAGCCGTGTGGAAAGCGAACGAGTACAATTTGATCTTCGAAACGAACGGCGGCACGCTCGCGCAAACCTCCAAAAAAGTGACCTATGACGGCACGTACGGCGAGCTTCCCACGCCGACGAGGAAAGGCTATAAGTTTCTCGGCTGGTACTCGCAGAACGGCACGGAAGGCTCTGATGCGGGCTGGGGCTCTATCAGAACGGCAAGCTCCGTATTCAAGACCGCGGGCGACTTGACGGTATACGCCAAGTGGGAAGAAGTCGGCAAGAAAGTATTGCTCGACTACAACTACGAGGGTAGCCCCGAAGCGCACGAGATCGGCGTAGCGGACACCGATACGACCATCGATATCGAAAACAAGATCAGCCGCGTCGGCTACACGCTCGCGGGCTATGCGACTACTGCGAACGGCGAAGTGGAATACACGGCAGAGCTTAAGAAAGCGCAATTCGATATGCTCAGGGGCGAGGAAAGCGAGTGTACGCTTTACGCCGTTTGGGAGCCGATAGAATACACGCTCACGGTCGACCTTGTCGGCGGCAGCTGGACGGTAGATGAAACCGAGATAACCGATAACATCAAGTTCACTATCGAGGATACGACCGACCTTGTTTATACCGTTCCCGGCGCAATACCCACGCGCGACGGCTACACCTTCGGCGGTTGGACTGTTACACGCGACGGCGAGACGGAACAAAGCATAGGCTTGAGCAACGGCTACAAGATAACGGCGAAGTGGAACGCGGTAGAGCATACGATTGCGCTTACCGACAGCGAGTATCACGCCGTTACAGCGGAAGAAAACAATATCAAGTTCACTATCGGGGACGAAACGGTAACTCTCCCGAGCTACGGCACTGTTGAAAAGAATGGCAAGACCTACGCCTTCCTGGGCTGGATAGAGAACGAGGGCGACACCCCGATCAAGTCGATAACCGTTGCCGATCTCGGCATCACGGGTACGGACGCGCTTTCTATAACTCTTACGCAGGTCTGGGAAGAAGCTATCGTAATAAGCGGCGAAGCCGACCTTGCGACTTACTTCGACGGCAAGACAAGCGCGGAAATCGCCGCAATGAACTATGTGCTTAGCGTCGACGCGGACAGCGCGCTGTACGGCAAAACGCTCGTGCTCGTTACCGATAAAGACGAGCTTAGCACGATCTCGGCGGATAGCGGCAACTACTACTATCAAACCGCGGATATAGCCGACGCGCCCGCCACGCTCACGTTTACGTTCAACGGCACGTACAACGGCGGCGGTCACTCTATCGGCGAGACTACGCAGGTCGTTGCCGGAGGCGGTCTGTTTAACGTTATCGGCGCAAGCGGTATCGTCAAGAATCTGACCGTAAAAGTCAATATCACAAAGAGCAAAGCCTATATCGGCGGTATTGCCACGGAAAATAATGGCAAGATCGTAAACGTTACGGTAAAAGGCAATATAAGCAACTCCGTCGGTACGGTCAATACAGACGGTCAAAAGAAGTCGTACGGCACGGGCGGCATAGTCGGCAAGAACAGCGGTGTAATAGAGAACTGCACCAATAACGCAACGGTTTACGGCAAGATCACGGTCGGCGGTATTGTAGGCTACAATATGGCAAACGCTACCGTAACAAACTGCACCAACTCGGGCGCGATAGGCAGCACTTCGGCAGCGATGAGCTGGGCAGGCGGTCTTGTAGGTCTCAACGGCGGCACGGTCGAAAAGAGCATAAACACGGCGGCGGTAAGCGCAGGTATCGGTTCTTCCGGCTCCGGCAACGGTTATAACTACGTTTCGGGCTTGGTCAGCGAAAACGTTTCGGGCGGCAAAGTTACCGAATGTATAAACAGCGGCGCGGTTCAATGCGACTATGCGCCCGCGGGCTTGGTGTCCAAAAACGGCGGCACGGTAGAGTATTGCATAAATACGGGCAATATCAAGTCGCGCTGGACGGTCAGCGGCGGCACCTGCTTGGAAAGCGGCACGCTTACAAAATGTATAATCATGGGTACGACTTCGGGTAGCGGCGACAATACCGCCGTCGGCCACAGCGGTACGACCACGTATTGCTATAACCAAAACGGCAGTGCGCCGACGGGCACGGGCAACGCCAAGTACGATGTAAGCACGATAGATAACGTGATAGCCATGCTCAACGTGCTCGGCGACAAGTTCGCTTACGACGGAAGCAACGTGACCCTCGCGTTCACTACGGGCGCGGCAAGAATTACGTTTACCGTAAACGGCGAGCAGTACAAGGCGCTCAATATCGTATCGGGTATCACGTTCGATCTTTCCAAGATGCCCGAACCGACGGACGGCGTGCTGTCGTTCAGAGGATGGTATCTTGCGGGCGACGAAAGCAAAACGCATATAACCGAATACACAGTAGGTGTCGACGCGGAGCTTGTAGCCGACATGGGCAAAAAGCAGTTTACCATAAGCTTCGATACGGACGGCGGCAGTGCGGTGAATATTATAACCGCCGACTACGACGAGGAGATAACCGAGCCCGCCGATCCTACAAAGGACGGCTATACGTTCGGCGGCTGGTTCGAGGACGGCGCGGATACAGAGTACGACTTTACGCAGGAGCGCGTCGGCAACGTGTCGCTCAAAGCCAAGTGGACTGCGGTAGAGCATACCGTAACGCTCGCGGGCAGCGAGTATCACGGGTTTGCCGAAGGCGAGAGCAATACCATAACCTTCACAGTAGCCGACAATACGGTAACGCTCCCGACCTACGACGAAATCGAAGTAGAGGGTACGACCTATTACTTTAACGGTTGGAAGCTTAGCACCGACGGCGACGACGTCGAACCGTTCAGGTCGATAAACGTTGCCTCGCTCGGCATTACGGGCGATACCGCGCTGTCTATAAATCTCGTGCAGGTTTGGAGCACTGAACGTAATGTCATATCCATTACGAGCGAAGCCGACCTTGCAACTTACTTCGACGGCAAGACAAGTGCGGAAATCGCCGCTATGCAGTACGAACTTAACGTTACCGACGAGAATAGCGCGTTGTACGGCAAAACGCTTGTGTTTATCACGAGCCTCGAAGATCTGACCGTTATAAATTACACCGATATAAACACGGACAAAAATATTTACTACTATCAGACCGTCGATATCGAAACCGTTACGACGGCGCAGATAGGCGATTTCACCAGTACGGAGGATGAAAGAAGGTTTCACAGCACGTACAACGGCGGCGGACATACGATCAAATACTCGACCTCGTCGCAATCGTACGGCTTGTTCAACACCATTGGCTCAAACGGTGTCGTTAAAAACTTGACGATCAATGCCAATATCACAAACCCGGGTTCGCCGTTCGGCGTGCTTGCCGCTCTCAATTACGGCAAGGTGGAAAACGTAACGGTAACAGGCAATCAAATCGCCGTTATCGGTCAGAATAGGGATAACGGAACTGTTAATTAG